A single Lolium perenne isolate Kyuss_39 chromosome 6, Kyuss_2.0, whole genome shotgun sequence DNA region contains:
- the LOC127305142 gene encoding non-specific phospholipase C6, producing MAPPVGMPALLLLLLLVFTAANVSASTGESPIKNVVILALENRSFDHMLGWMRRLLGLPIDGLTGAECNVDPTNSSLPPVCVSADAPLVVPDDPGHSFEDVLDQVFGSRPNGTADLPNMSGFVRSALSVNTLLSSDVMRGFTPSLLPAFSALAADFAVFDRWFSSLPGPTQPNRLFLYSATSHGAIAHDKLRLLAGYPQRTIFDSLAADGLPFAVYFKTIPTVLFYRRLRTVRNVATSLHLYDPTFRSHARRGVLPPLSVIEPRYFDLTGTPADDDHPAHDVANGQRLVKDVYETLRASPQWNTTLLLVTYDEHGGFYDHVATPVAGVPSPDGLRGPVPFFFKFDRLGVRVPTLMISPWIKKGTVVGRPPNGPTPTSEYEHSSIPATIKKIFNLKSGFLTKRDEWAGTFEHIFTQLDEPRTDCPETLPEVPFVRTRPAKEHGLLSDFQRELVELASFLNGDYMLTSFAQETQKKMTVKQADAYVRRSITSFLKASKQARRLGANESAIVTMRPSLTSKGTTRSP from the exons ATGGCGCCGCCGGTGGGAATGCCGGCGCTGCTGCTGCTTCTCCTGCTCGTGTTCACGGCGGCCAATGTATCTGCATCAACCGGAGAGAGCCCGATCAAGAACGTGGTCATTCTGGCGCTGGAGAACCGCTCCTTCGACCACATGCTCGGCTGGATGCGCCGCCTGCTCGGCCTCCCCATCGACGGCCTCACCGGCGCCGAGTGCAACGTCGATCCCACAAACTCTTCCCTGCCCCCGGTCTGCGTCTCCGCCGACGCTCCCCTCGTCGTCCCCGACGACCCCGGCCACTCCTTCGAGGACGTCCTCGACCAGGTCTTCGGCTCCCGCCCCAACGGGACCGCCGACCTCCCCAACATGTCGGGCTTCGTCCGCTCCGCGCTCTCCGTTAACACCCTGCTCTCCTCCGACGTCATGCGCGGCTTCACCCCGTCCCTCCTGCCTGCCTTCTCCGCGCTCGCCGCCGACTTCGCCGTCTTCGACCGCTGGTTCTCCTCCCTGCCAGGCCCCACCCAGCCCAACCGCCTCTTCCTCTACTCCGCCACCTCCCACGGCGCCATCGCCCACGACAagctccgcctcctcgccggctacCCGCAGCGCACCATCTTCGACTCCCTCGCCGCCGACGGCCTCCCCTTCGCCGTCTACTTCAAGACCATCCCCACCGTCCTCTTCTACCGCCGCCTCCGCACCGTCCGCAACGTCGCCACCAGCCTCCACCTCTACGACCCCACCTTCAGATCCCACGCCCGCAGGGGCGTCCTCCCGCCGCTCTCCGTCATCGAGCCCCGCTACTTCGACCTCACCGGCACCCCCGCCGACGACGACCACCCGGCACACGACGTCGCCAACGGCCAGCGCCTCGTCAAGGACGTCTACGAAACGCTGCGCGCCAGCCCGCAGTGGAACACCACGCTGCTCCTCGTCACCTACGACGAGCACGGCGGCTTCTACGACCACGTCGCCACCCCCGTCGCAGGCGTGCCCAGCCCCGACGGCCTCAGGGGACCAGTGCCCTTCTTCTTCAAGTTCGACCGCCTCGGGGTCAGGGTGCCCACCTTGATGATCTCGCCGTGGATCAAGAAGGGGACGGTGGTCGGGCGGCCGCCAAACGGGCCGACGCCGACATCCGAGTACGAGCACTCCTCTATCCCGGCCACCATCAAGAAAATCTTCAACCTGAAATCCGGCTTCCTCACCAAAAGAGACGAATGGGCTGGCACCTTCGAGCACATCTTCACCCAGCTCGATGAACCAAGAACAGACTGCCCAG AGACTTTGCCAGAAGTCCCATTTGTGAGAACACGCCCGGCGAAAGAACACGGCCTGCTCTCGGATTTCCAGCGCGAGCTCGTCGAGCTAGCGAGCTTCCTGAACGGCGACTACATGCTGACAAGTTTCGCCCAGGAGACCCAGAAGAAGATGACCGTGAAGCAGGCCGACGCGTACGTGCGACGATCCATCACAAGTTTTCTGAAGGCGAGCAAGCAGGCCAGGCGATTGGGTGCAAATGAGTCTGCAATTGTCACTATGAGACCGTCTTTGACAAGTAAAGGAACTACCCGCAGTCCTTAA